The following nucleotide sequence is from Nitrospira sp..
GATACCCCAACCACTCTGAGATCACCACGAAAATCGGAGCCCCCAGGATGAATCCCGCAAAGAGGATATGGAGCTGAGCGACGATCCATACCGCCGTGCGATTCCCGGTGTACGGGAATTCCACGGGTGGCGCACTGGGAGCCTGCGCATAGGCCACGCCTCCCCATACCGCCACAAGCGCGAACAGAACGAACAAACAGCGCTGCCAGATTTTCATGATGTCTCGCCGCTCCTCCTCATTCCAGCCGATTGACCCGCCACTGGCCCAGAGCCCAACATGAACTACTTCACCTGATCAGCGGCAACCCACTCTTTCTTGTTGGGATCCCAACCCTTACCCGACAACCCGAAGGTCCGCTCAAAGGCCAGAATCTTCCAACGGTCTTCCTCGGACAACTTGCTCTTCCAGGGCTTCATCTTCGTGTTGGGCACGCCTTCCGAGATCCGCCAGAACCAGACTGAGTCCGAGTACATTTTCATCCGATCGGCGTTACGGAAGTCGCGAGCACCGGCCTTGACGGGCTTGCCGTCCTTGCCGTGGCAGCTGGCACAGTTCACGTCGGGATTCTTCCCGCCGATATACAGCTCGCGCCCCTCTTCGACGATCTTCGGATCGGTCCACCAACCGGCAGGCATGTGCTTGTCTGCATATTCAGCCGGTGCAGGCGGCGGCGGAACAATCGGGCCTTCACCACCCCCTTCACCTCCACCGCATGCAGCGGCAGCCAGACTCAGTCCCATAATGCCGAATGCAAACGCCCATCTCTTCATGCCTACCTGTTTCATAGACGATCCCCCACTCCTTTCTTCCTATCGAAACCTGAGAGGCTTCGACACCGATTGCCTTCGACAGAAAAAAACGCTTTCCTGAAGCCCCAAAAACAGCCTCAGTGAA
It contains:
- a CDS encoding cytochrome c, which produces MKQVGMKRWAFAFGIMGLSLAAAACGGGEGGGEGPIVPPPPAPAEYADKHMPAGWWTDPKIVEEGRELYIGGKNPDVNCASCHGKDGKPVKAGARDFRNADRMKMYSDSVWFWRISEGVPNTKMKPWKSKLSEEDRWKILAFERTFGLSGKGWDPNKKEWVAADQVK